In a genomic window of Methylomagnum ishizawai:
- a CDS encoding DegT/DnrJ/EryC1/StrS family aminotransferase: MIPFLDLKTQYHSIQNDIQAAVLATLDSAQYTLGRDVACFEEEFAAYCGATFGVAVNSGTSALHLALLAAGVGPGDEVVTVACTFVATVAAIEYAGATPVFVDVDPLTQNMDPQRIEAVLTDSTKAILPVHLHGQPADMDPILAIARRRGLVVIEDAAQAHGAEYKGRRVGALGDLGCFSFYPGKNLGAYGEAGMVVTDNEDYAQTLRMLRDWGQEHKYRHVIKGFNYRMEGLQGAVLRVKLRHLDDWTAARRQWAALYGQWLGDCPVETPALTPWGRSVHHVYAIRSPRRDKLLKALQQREIQTGIHYPVPVHLQPAYSNLGYQAGDLPTTERIAQETLSLPMFPELGTARVEAVAAAVWEALAHG; encoded by the coding sequence ATGATTCCCTTCCTCGACCTGAAAACCCAATACCACAGCATCCAAAACGACATCCAAGCCGCCGTGCTGGCGACCCTGGATAGCGCCCAATACACCCTGGGCCGGGACGTGGCCTGCTTCGAGGAGGAATTCGCCGCCTATTGCGGGGCGACCTTCGGCGTGGCAGTGAATTCCGGGACCAGCGCCCTGCACCTGGCCTTGTTGGCGGCGGGGGTCGGCCCTGGCGACGAGGTCGTCACCGTGGCTTGCACCTTCGTCGCCACCGTCGCCGCCATCGAATACGCGGGCGCGACCCCGGTGTTCGTGGACGTGGACCCCCTCACCCAGAACATGGACCCCCAACGGATCGAAGCCGTCCTCACCGATAGCACCAAGGCCATCCTCCCGGTGCATCTCCATGGCCAACCCGCCGATATGGACCCGATCCTGGCCATCGCCCGCCGCCGGGGCCTGGTGGTGATCGAGGACGCGGCCCAGGCCCACGGGGCCGAGTACAAGGGTCGCCGGGTCGGTGCCCTCGGCGACCTGGGTTGCTTCAGCTTCTATCCCGGCAAGAACCTGGGCGCTTATGGCGAGGCCGGGATGGTGGTCACCGACAACGAGGACTACGCCCAAACCCTGAGGATGCTGCGCGACTGGGGCCAGGAGCACAAATACCGCCATGTCATCAAGGGGTTCAATTACCGGATGGAGGGTCTCCAGGGCGCGGTGCTGCGGGTGAAACTGCGCCATCTGGACGATTGGACGGCGGCGCGGCGGCAATGGGCGGCGCTGTACGGCCAATGGCTGGGCGATTGCCCGGTCGAAACCCCGGCGCTCACGCCCTGGGGCCGCTCGGTCCACCACGTCTACGCCATCCGCAGCCCCAGGCGCGATAAGCTGCTGAAAGCCCTGCAACAGCGCGAAATACAGACCGGCATCCATTACCCGGTGCCGGTGCATCTGCAACCGGCTTATTCCAATCTCGGCTATCAAGCCGGGGACTTGCCGACGACCGAGCGCATCGCCCAGGAAACCCTGTCCCTGCCGATGTTCCCGGAACTGGGGACGGCGCGGGTCGAGGCGGTGGCGGCGGCGGTGTGGGAGGCCCTGGCCCATGGCTAG